A region from the Janthinobacterium agaricidamnosum genome encodes:
- a CDS encoding TonB-dependent siderophore receptor, producing MHHASRSLLTRTVLACALAQIGMALALPAPAQAQSRQVRAYSIPAGALGDVLTRFGSDSAILLSFSSDTTQGLRSAGLQGSYSLHDGFRVLLAGSGLQAVPQSNGGYLLQKIPAGADTPTADSRGVAVMSGVTVVASAERSAATSGTGSYTGGPASGATGLALTQRETPQSLTIVTRQQMDDQNSNAVSDVMKNVNGVSVQNYDSDRWSFQARGFAVTNFQYDGVSAIYDGVYDWGTTNSDMAIYDRIEVLKGATGLMSGSGDPSATVNMVRKRPTASFEGAATLGAGSWDNYRGEADVSGPLNDNRTVRGRLVGAYQDKHSYLDRYTQQKSVAYGIVEADLTPVTLLTAGFTHQDYKPRGSTWTGFPVLLADGSRTDFPTAWNPATGWSRRDMRNTTLFSSLEHTFANAWKLTLSANQLRSKHDSVLGSASGGNPDPVTGEGAYFFMGKYKGDRRQTTVNVDASGPFTAFGRRHEAMLGYSTSTAKQDGPVYESVYPPVAGSYFDWRGQYAEPAFSRLGNDNDSTRQSGLYGAVRLHPADALSVIVGARVSNYRQEQDRSFFDPKTARITSRIEESNVITPYAGVVYDLDKTYSLFGSYTSIFAPQSNRDVNRNFLAPVRGKGIEAGVKAEYLDGKVNASASLFQIRQSNVASSVGEVNGEEAYRAIDGVTSRGVEMEVTGEVMQDVKLSAGYTYTHVRDADGKDVFSTMLQTTQPAHLVRVQGSWRLPASLDKLTVGGGVNWQSSYYGNIWNPAIEDYSRIKQGGYALVNLMARYEISKNVTASLNVNNLLDKKYFTGLGLFQTGFYGEPRNVMFTVRTKF from the coding sequence ATGCACCACGCTTCGCGTTCCCTCCTTACCCGTACCGTTCTGGCCTGCGCCCTGGCGCAGATCGGCATGGCCCTGGCCCTGCCGGCGCCAGCCCAGGCGCAAAGCCGGCAAGTACGCGCCTACAGCATTCCGGCCGGCGCGCTGGGCGACGTGCTGACGCGCTTCGGCAGCGATAGCGCCATCCTGCTGTCCTTCTCCAGCGATACCACGCAAGGCTTGCGCAGCGCCGGCCTGCAAGGCAGCTACAGTCTGCACGATGGCTTCCGCGTGCTGCTGGCCGGCAGCGGCCTGCAAGCCGTGCCGCAATCGAATGGCGGCTACCTGCTGCAGAAGATCCCCGCCGGCGCGGATACGCCCACGGCGGACAGCCGCGGCGTGGCCGTCATGAGCGGCGTCACCGTGGTGGCGTCGGCCGAGCGCAGCGCCGCCACCAGCGGCACGGGCAGCTATACGGGCGGCCCCGCCAGCGGCGCCACGGGCCTGGCCCTGACGCAGCGCGAAACCCCGCAGTCGCTGACCATCGTCACGCGCCAGCAGATGGATGACCAAAACAGCAACGCCGTCTCCGACGTCATGAAAAACGTCAATGGCGTGAGCGTGCAAAACTACGACAGCGACCGCTGGAGCTTCCAGGCGCGCGGCTTTGCCGTCACCAATTTCCAGTACGACGGCGTGTCGGCCATCTATGACGGCGTGTACGACTGGGGCACGACCAACAGCGACATGGCCATCTACGACCGCATCGAAGTGCTGAAGGGCGCGACTGGCCTGATGAGCGGCTCGGGCGACCCGTCGGCCACCGTCAACATGGTGCGCAAGCGTCCCACTGCCAGCTTCGAGGGCGCGGCGACCCTGGGCGCGGGATCGTGGGACAATTACCGGGGCGAGGCCGATGTCTCCGGTCCCCTGAACGACAACCGCACGGTGCGCGGCCGCCTGGTCGGCGCCTATCAGGACAAGCACTCCTACCTGGACCGCTACACGCAGCAAAAATCCGTCGCCTACGGCATCGTCGAGGCGGACCTGACACCCGTGACCCTGCTGACGGCCGGCTTCACGCACCAGGACTACAAGCCGCGCGGCTCGACCTGGACGGGCTTCCCCGTGCTGCTGGCCGACGGCTCGCGCACGGATTTCCCCACCGCGTGGAACCCGGCCACCGGCTGGAGCCGCCGCGACATGCGGAACACCACGCTGTTCTCGTCGCTCGAACACACGTTCGCCAACGCGTGGAAACTGACACTGAGCGCCAACCAGCTGCGCAGCAAGCATGACAGCGTGCTCGGTTCGGCCAGCGGCGGCAATCCCGACCCCGTCACGGGCGAAGGCGCCTATTTCTTCATGGGCAAATACAAGGGTGACCGCCGCCAGACCACCGTCAACGTCGACGCCAGCGGGCCGTTTACCGCCTTCGGCCGCCGCCATGAAGCGATGCTCGGCTATTCCACCTCGACGGCAAAGCAGGATGGCCCCGTCTACGAATCGGTCTACCCACCCGTCGCAGGCAGCTATTTCGACTGGCGCGGCCAGTATGCGGAACCCGCATTTAGCCGCCTGGGCAACGACAACGACAGCACGCGCCAGAGCGGCCTGTATGGTGCCGTGCGCCTGCATCCGGCCGATGCGCTGTCCGTCATCGTCGGCGCGCGCGTGAGCAACTACAGGCAGGAGCAGGACCGCAGCTTCTTCGACCCCAAGACCGCGCGCATCACCTCGCGCATCGAGGAAAGCAACGTCATCACCCCGTATGCGGGCGTCGTGTATGACCTCGACAAGACGTATTCCCTCTTCGGCAGCTATACCAGCATCTTCGCTCCGCAAAGCAACCGCGATGTGAACCGCAACTTCCTCGCCCCCGTGCGCGGCAAAGGTATCGAGGCGGGCGTGAAAGCCGAATACCTCGATGGCAAGGTCAATGCCAGCGCGTCCCTGTTCCAGATCCGCCAGAGCAATGTGGCCAGCTCCGTGGGTGAAGTCAACGGCGAGGAAGCGTATCGAGCCATCGACGGCGTCACCAGCCGCGGCGTGGAAATGGAAGTGACGGGCGAAGTGATGCAGGATGTGAAGCTGAGCGCCGGCTATACCTACACCCACGTGCGCGACGCGGATGGCAAGGATGTCTTTTCCACCATGCTGCAAACCACGCAGCCTGCTCACTTGGTGCGCGTGCAAGGCTCGTGGCGCCTGCCGGCCAGCCTGGACAAGCTGACCGTCGGTGGCGGCGTCAACTGGCAAAGCAGCTACTACGGCAATATCTGGAATCCCGCCATCGAGGATTATTCACGCATCAAGCAGGGCGGCTACGCGCTGGTCAACCTGATGGCCCGCTACGAGATCAGCAAGAACGTCACGGCCAGCCTGAACGTGAACAACCTGCTGGACAAGAAGTACTTCACGGGCCTGGGCCTGTTCCAGACGGGCTTTTACGGCGAACCGCGCAACGTGATGTTCACCGTGCGCACGAAGTTTTAA